GCCTCATGGCCGCCTCGATTCTCGCGTCGCTCCCGCCGGTCCTCGGGTTTGTCGCCATCCAACGGTGGCTGATCAGCGGCCTGGGCGCCGGCGCCCTGAAGGGATGACGACGGCCATGCTCAGGGAATCGACCGGCTAGGCCCGAGCGCCCGCGGTCGCAAACTCCTCTCGGTGCACGATGCGGCCCTCGAGGATGGCCCGATCGGCGGCGAGGCAGAGCAGCAGGTTTTCGAAGCCGCGCTCCGCTTCGTCGACGGCCGCGGCGTGGTCGCGGGAGCGGATCTGGTCCGCAAATGCGTCATGGATGCAGTCGAACCCGAGGTGGCCGTGGAGGCCGTGGTACGCTTTCGCGACGTTGACCGTGTACTCGGTCCGATCCTGCGTGGGCCCTGAAAACATGATGAAGCGGCCGGCCTGCTCGGTGTCGCCCCGGATCTTGCCGTGGGTGCCCTGGATGCCCCACACGTTGTACTCGGGCTGGTTGGTGAAATAGGTGAAGTTGAGGCTGCCCCGGACGCCGGTGGTATAGTCGATAATGGTCACGGCGTTATCGGGGAAATCCACGTGCGTATCGGGCACGTCGAGGCCGCCGAACGCGGCGACACGCGTGAAGCGGGCCCCCGGCTGGAAAAACTCGAAGAGATCGAGCCAGTGGCAGCACTCCGCGAGGTACGGCCCGCCGCTCAACTCCAGCCGGTTGTGGGACGCGCGCAACGGAAGGCGCGTCATGTTCCACCAGAGCTGCTTGACGGTGCCGAGGAACCCGGCGTCGATCATCCTGCGCACCTGGGTGAACAAGGGCGAGTAGCGATATTGAAACCCATGGATGAACGCGTGGCGGGAATCGCGCACGGCTTGCAGCAGCTGTCCGCCCTGCTCCGCGTTGATGGCGAAGGGCTTCGAGGCGAAACAGTGCTTCCCGGCCCGCAAGGTGCGGATGGCGAGGGGGGCGTTGAGGCGGATGGGAACGGCGAGCACGACGGCGTCGACCTCGGGCATCGCCAGCAGCGCGTCGAAATCCGTGGCCAGTGTGGCCTTGGCCAGTTCGGGATACGCTCGGGCCCGTTCCAGCCACGCGGTCCGCTGCGCACGATACCATCCGGGCTCATTGTCGAACACCGGCGCTTCCCCGCGCATCCACGCCAACTTCGTCTGGTCGTGATCGCAGATCGCCACCAGCTGAAACCTCGGATTGGCGAGGATCTCGATCGCGTGAGTCAATCCATGGTTCAGGCCAACCACCGCGGTGCGAATTCGGTCCATGCGACTCCCTCCGCCGGGATGATTTCGAGACGGCCGCCGCCGCGATCTCCGTCAACGCCGATCCTTCCGGGGAATGAGCGGATCGGGACGGCGGCTGAGCTGCCGGCCCCCATCTGCCGCCAGGAGCGTCCCCGTGAGGTAGGCCGCGTCATCCGAGGCCAGAAACGTCACGACCCGGGCGATATCCGATGGCCGCCCCATGCGGCCGACCAGCGTCGCCGCGCTTTCGTCGAGGACGGACGGGACCACTTCCAGGTCGTCGCTTGCCGCGAGCTCGGGCGGGAGCACCGCCCGGACGGACTCGCTGTACACTGATCCCACGACGATTCCGTTCACCCGGATGCCCGTGCCGGCGAGCTCGACGGCAAGGACCCTCGTGAGCGCGTCGAGCCCGCCCTTGCTGACGCAGTAGGGGCCGTAGCCGGAGATGGGCAGCTGCGATTGAATCGCCAGCAGGTTGATGATCACCCCGCCGCCCTGCGGGATCATGGCGCGCGCCGCGGCCTGACTCACGAAGAACGTCCCGGTGAGATTCGTGCCGATCACCTCGTTCCATTCGTCCAGGCCCATGTCCAACACCGAGGTGAGCCGGCCGTGGCTGGCCGCGTTGTTCACGAGGATGTCGATGCGGCCAAGTAGTGAGAGGGCATCTTCAACCGCCCGCCGGGCCTCGGCAGGCTTCGAGAGATCGGCCGGCACGAATTCGGCCCGACGACCGTCCGCGCGCAGTCGCCTCGCCAGCGCGTCGCCGCGGTCGACATCTCGATCAACGATCGCCACCGCCGCGCCCAGGTCTGAGAGATGCGTCGCGATCGTCTTTCCGATCCCTCGGGAGGCCCCGGTCACCAGGGACACTCGGCCTTCGAAGGTCGCGCTCACCGCGTCAAGGCTCCGTCGGGTAGTGACGGCGGTGACGAAAGAAATGGTTTCCCGTGAGGATCAGCTTGTTCGGGAACGTCATCTCTGGACCCGCGTGTCAACGTCTTTGGCCTCCGCCAGGTAGATTCTATTAGCGTTCACGCTGAAGTTCAATCGCCGTACGGCGGACGGGAGGAACTCGCCGCCGGTCGCGCGAACGGGTGGAAAACGTTTGCGGCGAGCGGCTGAGGGCCATCGCGGCAGCCGGGTATACGCTCGTCGAGATCTCCACCACGCCTCCGCACATCTATACCCCGGCGACGGGGATGTTCAAGCGCAAGGCGCTCCGGCGCCTCCTCCAATCGCTCGGTCTTCGATGTGTCTCGGTGAATGCCGCGGAGATGAATCTGATCAGCCCGCGCCCGGCGTTGCGCGAGGTGGCCGTCAAGGAATACGAAGCCACGATCGAGCTGGCTAGTGACTGACGTTCACCGCGAGCCCCCAGCGCGTTTTGACCGCGCCGCCGGGGGGGAGCACGATCACACCGGTTCCCGTCCTGAACGCATCGGGCGGACATGTCATCGGCTCGACGGCGATGCTGCGCCGGCGTTCAGACGGATCGGGGAGTGCATCGCCGGTGAAGAGCATCACGTAAGCGTACCCCTCGTCGAGCCACAGCACCGTATCGTCGACGCGGACCCGCGCTCGCCCGTCGTCATCGCAAATGAGGCCCAGATAGCACGTGTCGAGCCGAACGTCGCCGATCGGCCGCGGCTGGCGGAAATCGTAGGGGGTACCCTGAACCGCTTCGACTTCACCCGTCGGCAGTCCCCGGGGATCGGTGATCAATCGGTGCGTCGCCGGTACGAGGAGGGTCGCGCGATCGAGAGACCCTCCGTCAACCGCGAGGTACGGGTGATGTCCCGCTCCATAGGGCAGCGCGCGTCCTCCATCATTCCTGGCCGCCGTCTCGACCACGAGTCCCCCGGCGGAGAGTTCGTACGAGACCTGCAGCGTCAAGGTAAATGGATAGCCGGGTTGGGGGAACACCGTGGTCCCGAAGACCACCCGCGAGGCGGTATGCTCGAGGGCGAGCCACGGGATCCAGCGGGTGAGACCATGGATCGCGGTGTTCTCGCCCGTGCGATTGATGGGGAGCTGGTGTTCTTCGTCTGCGAAGCGATAGCGACCATCCCCGATGCGGTTCGGCCACGGCAACAGGGGCATGCCCCGGCTTCCGTTTGCCGCGGCGTCTGCCGGATGCCCGTCGATAACCCGCCGCCCGCGAACAACGTACTCGCGCAGTCCTGCGCCGAGTTCGACGGCCACGGCTTCTTGGCGATCATACGCAATCGGATACTGCCGCCCTGTGGGAAACACCGTCAGCACCCGGGCGCCGCACGGGTCGATTGACCTAGCGCCCGGCGCACGGGATCTGCGCAGCGGGGCGGGCCGGGGGTCACATGTGCCGCCCGCCCGTGACCTCAATGACCGCGCCGGTGACGAAGCTCGCCATGTCGCTTGCGAGGAACAAGGCGACGGCCGCGACTTCCTCAGGCGTGCCGATCCTTCCCAGCGGAGTGTCGGCGGCGCCCTGGCGAAGCTTTTCCTCCCCCCGCTCCAGCGTCGGCGGCGTGGCGATCAATCCCGGCTGA
The bacterium genome window above contains:
- a CDS encoding aldose 1-epimerase family protein; this encodes MLTVFPTGRQYPIAYDRQEAVAVELGAGLREYVVRGRRVIDGHPADAAANGSRGMPLLPWPNRIGDGRYRFADEEHQLPINRTGENTAIHGLTRWIPWLALEHTASRVVFGTTVFPQPGYPFTLTLQVSYELSAGGLVVETAARNDGGRALPYGAGHHPYLAVDGGSLDRATLLVPATHRLITDPRGLPTGEVEAVQGTPYDFRQPRPIGDVRLDTCYLGLICDDDGRARVRVDDTVLWLDEGYAYVMLFTGDALPDPSERRRSIAVEPMTCPPDAFRTGTGVIVLPPGGAVKTRWGLAVNVSH
- a CDS encoding TIM barrel protein, whose protein sequence is MENVCGERLRAIAAAGYTLVEISTTPPHIYTPATGMFKRKALRRLLQSLGLRCVSVNAAEMNLISPRPALREVAVKEYEATIELASD
- a CDS encoding SDR family oxidoreductase, producing MSATFEGRVSLVTGASRGIGKTIATHLSDLGAAVAIVDRDVDRGDALARRLRADGRRAEFVPADLSKPAEARRAVEDALSLLGRIDILVNNAASHGRLTSVLDMGLDEWNEVIGTNLTGTFFVSQAAARAMIPQGGGVIINLLAIQSQLPISGYGPYCVSKGGLDALTRVLAVELAGTGIRVNGIVVGSVYSESVRAVLPPELAASDDLEVVPSVLDESAATLVGRMGRPSDIARVVTFLASDDAAYLTGTLLAADGGRQLSRRPDPLIPRKDRR
- a CDS encoding Gfo/Idh/MocA family oxidoreductase; the protein is MDRIRTAVVGLNHGLTHAIEILANPRFQLVAICDHDQTKLAWMRGEAPVFDNEPGWYRAQRTAWLERARAYPELAKATLATDFDALLAMPEVDAVVLAVPIRLNAPLAIRTLRAGKHCFASKPFAINAEQGGQLLQAVRDSRHAFIHGFQYRYSPLFTQVRRMIDAGFLGTVKQLWWNMTRLPLRASHNRLELSGGPYLAECCHWLDLFEFFQPGARFTRVAAFGGLDVPDTHVDFPDNAVTIIDYTTGVRGSLNFTYFTNQPEYNVWGIQGTHGKIRGDTEQAGRFIMFSGPTQDRTEYTVNVAKAYHGLHGHLGFDCIHDAFADQIRSRDHAAAVDEAERGFENLLLCLAADRAILEGRIVHREEFATAGARA